Proteins encoded in a region of the Vicia villosa cultivar HV-30 ecotype Madison, WI linkage group LG5, Vvil1.0, whole genome shotgun sequence genome:
- the LOC131602255 gene encoding uncharacterized protein LOC131602255 isoform X5 yields the protein MIPFHHGQVGKDCWICTLLLQPLSRFRTSEKKLYLKIAGSDEENYPLTRKVQRDIWIHQHPLNCSDANVKFLLADWERLPGFGIGAQIAGMCGLLAIAINEGRVLVTDFYNRADHDGCKGSSRSSWNCYFFAETSLECRQRAFELIKSDDSLSRGILTTKENYTSKHIWTGPTPRIWGDPWNYLQPTTDINGSLVVSHRKMDRRWWRAQAVRYLMRFPTEYTCNLLNEARHAAFGKIAAKMVLESLVGEWPKVPQEEENDERPKSDIDKYVWSNHKPWIPRPLLSMHVRMGDKACEMRVVEFEEYMMLANRIRNHFPNLNSIWLSTEMQEVIDKSKEYSSRWKFHYTKIRRQDRNNVSMAEYEGSLGRERSTNYPLVNFLMAADSDYFVGALGSTWCFLIDGMRNTGGKVMSGYLSVNKDRFW from the exons ATGATTCCTTTCCACCATGGACAAGTTGGAAAGGATTGTTGGATATGCACCCTCTTGCTGCAACCACTGAGCAGATTCAGAACTTCAGAAAAAAAGCTGTATCTGAAG ATTGCAGGATCTGATGAAGAAAACTACCCTTTAACACGAAAAGTTCAACGCGACATATGGATCCATCAGCATCCGTTGAATTGTAGCGACGCGAATGTCAAGTTCCTTTTAGCTGATTGGGAGCGATTACCTGGATTTGGAATCGGTGCTCAAATTGCTGGAATGTGTGGACTTCTTGCTATTGCAATCAATGAAGGAAGAGTTCTTGTCACTGATTTCTATAATAGAGCTGATCATGATGGCTGCAAAG GATCGTCCCGGTCTAGCTGGAATTGCTATTTCTTTGCAGAAACTTCACTAGAATGCCGCCAACGTGCATTTGAACTCATCAAAAGTGATGATTCGTTGAGTAGAGGAATTTTGACGACCAAAGAAAATTATACGTCGAAGCATATATGGACAGGACCAACTCCTAG GATATGGGGCGATCCGTGGAACTATTTGCAACCGACAACTGATATAAATGGCAGTCTGGTGGTTTCTCATAGAAAAATGGATCGACGATGGTGGAGAGCGCAG GCCGTACGATACTTAATGAGGTTTCCAACTGAGTATACTTGCAATTTATTGAATGAGGCGCGCCATGCTGCCTTTGGAAAAATAGCTGCAAAAATGGTTCTGGAAAGTCTTGTTGGAGAATGGCCAAAG GTGCCTCAGGAggaggagaatgatgaaagaccAAAGTCCGATATCGACAAATATGTGTGGTCGAATCACAAGCCATGGATCCCAAGACCTCTTCTAAGTATGCATGTAAGGATGGGAGATAAAGCATGTGAAATGAGAGTGGTTGAATTTGAAGAATACATGATGCTTGCTAATAGGATTAGGAATCATTTCCCAAACCTCAATAGCATTTGGCTATCAACAGAAATGCAG GAAGTGATAGACAAAAGCAAAGAATATTCTTCAAGGTGGAAGTTTCATTATACAAAGATAAGAAGGCAAGATAGGAATAATGTGtcaatggctgagtatgaagGTAGCTTGGGAAGGGAGAGAAGCACAAACTATCCACTTGTTAATTTTCTTATGGCTGCTGATTCTGATTATTTTGTTGGAGCATTGGGTTCTACGTGGTGCTTTCTTATAGATGGAATGAGAAATACTGGTGGGAAGGTTATGTCTGGTTACTTGAGTGTTAACAAAGATAGATTTTGGTAG
- the LOC131602255 gene encoding uncharacterized protein LOC131602255 isoform X1: MSYMPSFMHIEKEIIEMDASSNQRSLERVVSQKAMQMSNSFPCQICVVGFLSGICIASFIMATLTSIGSFQFSHFSMLNLSFNSDLNSTITQCSYKPKEIQRLTDLENRKEIDQDERVSLLYSAWNCVLTKPTTGTNKCLWELGINESYLLKPPHLENCKEKSLLNDRLDKRIGNDSFPPWTSWKGLLDMHPLAATTEQIQNFRKKAVSEGAYPPWIAGSDEENYPLTRKVQRDIWIHQHPLNCSDANVKFLLADWERLPGFGIGAQIAGMCGLLAIAINEGRVLVTDFYNRADHDGCKGSSRSSWNCYFFAETSLECRQRAFELIKSDDSLSRGILTTKENYTSKHIWTGPTPRIWGDPWNYLQPTTDINGSLVVSHRKMDRRWWRAQAVRYLMRFPTEYTCNLLNEARHAAFGKIAAKMVLESLVGEWPKVPQEEENDERPKSDIDKYVWSNHKPWIPRPLLSMHVRMGDKACEMRVVEFEEYMMLANRIRNHFPNLNSIWLSTEMQEVIDKSKEYSSRWKFHYTKIRRQDRNNVSMAEYEGSLGRERSTNYPLVNFLMAADSDYFVGALGSTWCFLIDGMRNTGGKVMSGYLSVNKDRFW; the protein is encoded by the exons ATGAGTTATATGCCTTCATTCATGCATATAGAAAAGGAGATTATTGAAATGGATGCATCATCAAATCAAAGGTCACTTGAGAGAGTGGTTTCTCAGAAAGCCATGCAAATGAGCAATTCATTTCCATGTCAGATATGTGTTGTGGGATTTCTTTCTGGAATTTGTATTGCTTCTTTCATTATGGCTACTCTTACTTCCATTGGTAGTTTTCAGTTTTCTCATTTTTCAATGCTTAATTTATCATTCAACTCAGATCTCAATTCCACCATCA CACAATGTTCCTATAAACCTAAAGAGATACAAAGATTAACAGATTTGGAGAACAGAAAAGAGATAGACCAAGATGAAAGAGTGTCTTTGCTTTATTCTGCTTGGAACTGTGTGTTAACTAAGCCTACAACTGGTACAAATAAGTGCTTATGGGAACTTGGAATTAATGAATCCTATTTGCTTAAGCCCCCACATTTGGAAAACTGCAAGGAGAAATCACTGCTCAACGACCGTCTCGACAAGCGTATAGGAAATGATTCCTTTCCACCATGGACAAGTTGGAAAGGATTGTTGGATATGCACCCTCTTGCTGCAACCACTGAGCAGATTCAGAACTTCAGAAAAAAAGCTGTATCTGAAGGTGCTTATCCACCTTGG ATTGCAGGATCTGATGAAGAAAACTACCCTTTAACACGAAAAGTTCAACGCGACATATGGATCCATCAGCATCCGTTGAATTGTAGCGACGCGAATGTCAAGTTCCTTTTAGCTGATTGGGAGCGATTACCTGGATTTGGAATCGGTGCTCAAATTGCTGGAATGTGTGGACTTCTTGCTATTGCAATCAATGAAGGAAGAGTTCTTGTCACTGATTTCTATAATAGAGCTGATCATGATGGCTGCAAAG GATCGTCCCGGTCTAGCTGGAATTGCTATTTCTTTGCAGAAACTTCACTAGAATGCCGCCAACGTGCATTTGAACTCATCAAAAGTGATGATTCGTTGAGTAGAGGAATTTTGACGACCAAAGAAAATTATACGTCGAAGCATATATGGACAGGACCAACTCCTAG GATATGGGGCGATCCGTGGAACTATTTGCAACCGACAACTGATATAAATGGCAGTCTGGTGGTTTCTCATAGAAAAATGGATCGACGATGGTGGAGAGCGCAG GCCGTACGATACTTAATGAGGTTTCCAACTGAGTATACTTGCAATTTATTGAATGAGGCGCGCCATGCTGCCTTTGGAAAAATAGCTGCAAAAATGGTTCTGGAAAGTCTTGTTGGAGAATGGCCAAAG GTGCCTCAGGAggaggagaatgatgaaagaccAAAGTCCGATATCGACAAATATGTGTGGTCGAATCACAAGCCATGGATCCCAAGACCTCTTCTAAGTATGCATGTAAGGATGGGAGATAAAGCATGTGAAATGAGAGTGGTTGAATTTGAAGAATACATGATGCTTGCTAATAGGATTAGGAATCATTTCCCAAACCTCAATAGCATTTGGCTATCAACAGAAATGCAG GAAGTGATAGACAAAAGCAAAGAATATTCTTCAAGGTGGAAGTTTCATTATACAAAGATAAGAAGGCAAGATAGGAATAATGTGtcaatggctgagtatgaagGTAGCTTGGGAAGGGAGAGAAGCACAAACTATCCACTTGTTAATTTTCTTATGGCTGCTGATTCTGATTATTTTGTTGGAGCATTGGGTTCTACGTGGTGCTTTCTTATAGATGGAATGAGAAATACTGGTGGGAAGGTTATGTCTGGTTACTTGAGTGTTAACAAAGATAGATTTTGGTAG
- the LOC131602255 gene encoding uncharacterized protein LOC131602255 isoform X4, with product MDASSNQRSLERVVSQKAMQMSNSFPCQICVVGFLSGICIASFIMATLTSIGSFQFSHFSMLNLSFNSDLNSTITQCSYKPKEIQRLTDLENRKEIDQDERVSLLYSAWNCVLTKPTTGTNKCLWELGINESYLLKPPHLENCKEKSLLNDRLDKRIGNDSFPPWTSWKGLLDMHPLAATTEQIQNFRKKAVSEGAYPPWIAGSDEENYPLTRKVQRDIWIHQHPLNCSDANVKFLLADWERLPGFGIGAQIAGMCGLLAIAINEGRVLVTDFYNRADHDGCKGSSRSSWNCYFFAETSLECRQRAFELIKSDDSLSRGILTTKENYTSKHIWTGPTPRIWGDPWNYLQPTTDINGSLVVSHRKMDRRWWRAQAVRYLMRFPTEYTCNLLNEARHAAFGKIAAKMVLESLVGEWPKVPQEEENDERPKSDIDKYVWSNHKPWIPRPLLSMHVRMGDKACEMRVVEFEEYMMLANRIRNHFPNLNSIWLSTEMQEVIDKSKEYSSRWKFHYTKIRRQDRNNVSMAEYEGSLGRERSTNYPLVNFLMAADSDYFVGALGSTWCFLIDGMRNTGGKVMSGYLSVNKDRFW from the exons ATGGATGCATCATCAAATCAAAGGTCACTTGAGAGAGTGGTTTCTCAGAAAGCCATGCAAATGAGCAATTCATTTCCATGTCAGATATGTGTTGTGGGATTTCTTTCTGGAATTTGTATTGCTTCTTTCATTATGGCTACTCTTACTTCCATTGGTAGTTTTCAGTTTTCTCATTTTTCAATGCTTAATTTATCATTCAACTCAGATCTCAATTCCACCATCA CACAATGTTCCTATAAACCTAAAGAGATACAAAGATTAACAGATTTGGAGAACAGAAAAGAGATAGACCAAGATGAAAGAGTGTCTTTGCTTTATTCTGCTTGGAACTGTGTGTTAACTAAGCCTACAACTGGTACAAATAAGTGCTTATGGGAACTTGGAATTAATGAATCCTATTTGCTTAAGCCCCCACATTTGGAAAACTGCAAGGAGAAATCACTGCTCAACGACCGTCTCGACAAGCGTATAGGAAATGATTCCTTTCCACCATGGACAAGTTGGAAAGGATTGTTGGATATGCACCCTCTTGCTGCAACCACTGAGCAGATTCAGAACTTCAGAAAAAAAGCTGTATCTGAAGGTGCTTATCCACCTTGG ATTGCAGGATCTGATGAAGAAAACTACCCTTTAACACGAAAAGTTCAACGCGACATATGGATCCATCAGCATCCGTTGAATTGTAGCGACGCGAATGTCAAGTTCCTTTTAGCTGATTGGGAGCGATTACCTGGATTTGGAATCGGTGCTCAAATTGCTGGAATGTGTGGACTTCTTGCTATTGCAATCAATGAAGGAAGAGTTCTTGTCACTGATTTCTATAATAGAGCTGATCATGATGGCTGCAAAG GATCGTCCCGGTCTAGCTGGAATTGCTATTTCTTTGCAGAAACTTCACTAGAATGCCGCCAACGTGCATTTGAACTCATCAAAAGTGATGATTCGTTGAGTAGAGGAATTTTGACGACCAAAGAAAATTATACGTCGAAGCATATATGGACAGGACCAACTCCTAG GATATGGGGCGATCCGTGGAACTATTTGCAACCGACAACTGATATAAATGGCAGTCTGGTGGTTTCTCATAGAAAAATGGATCGACGATGGTGGAGAGCGCAG GCCGTACGATACTTAATGAGGTTTCCAACTGAGTATACTTGCAATTTATTGAATGAGGCGCGCCATGCTGCCTTTGGAAAAATAGCTGCAAAAATGGTTCTGGAAAGTCTTGTTGGAGAATGGCCAAAG GTGCCTCAGGAggaggagaatgatgaaagaccAAAGTCCGATATCGACAAATATGTGTGGTCGAATCACAAGCCATGGATCCCAAGACCTCTTCTAAGTATGCATGTAAGGATGGGAGATAAAGCATGTGAAATGAGAGTGGTTGAATTTGAAGAATACATGATGCTTGCTAATAGGATTAGGAATCATTTCCCAAACCTCAATAGCATTTGGCTATCAACAGAAATGCAG GAAGTGATAGACAAAAGCAAAGAATATTCTTCAAGGTGGAAGTTTCATTATACAAAGATAAGAAGGCAAGATAGGAATAATGTGtcaatggctgagtatgaagGTAGCTTGGGAAGGGAGAGAAGCACAAACTATCCACTTGTTAATTTTCTTATGGCTGCTGATTCTGATTATTTTGTTGGAGCATTGGGTTCTACGTGGTGCTTTCTTATAGATGGAATGAGAAATACTGGTGGGAAGGTTATGTCTGGTTACTTGAGTGTTAACAAAGATAGATTTTGGTAG
- the LOC131602255 gene encoding uncharacterized protein LOC131602255 isoform X3 — protein sequence MSYMPSFMHIEKEIIEMDASSNQRSLERVVSQKAMQMSNSFPCQICVVGFLSGICIASFIMATLTSIGSFQFSHFSMLNLSFNSDLNSTITQCSYKPKEIQRLTDLENRKEIDQDERVSLLYSAWNCVLTKPTTGTNKCLWELGINESYLLKPPHLENCKEKSLLNDRLDKRIGNDSFPPWTSWKGLLDMHPLAATTEQIQNFRKKAVSEGAYPPWIAGSDEENYPLTRKVQRDIWIHQHPLNCSDANVKFLLADWERLPGFGIGAQIAGMCGLLAIAINEGRVLVTDFYNRADHDGCKGSSRSSWNCYFFAETSLECRQRAFELIKSDDSLSRGILTTKENYTSKHIWTGPTPRIWGDPWNYLQPTTDINGSLVVSHRKMDRRWWRAQAVRYLMRFPTEYTCNLLNEARHAAFGKIAAKMVLESLVGEWPKEENDERPKSDIDKYVWSNHKPWIPRPLLSMHVRMGDKACEMRVVEFEEYMMLANRIRNHFPNLNSIWLSTEMQEVIDKSKEYSSRWKFHYTKIRRQDRNNVSMAEYEGSLGRERSTNYPLVNFLMAADSDYFVGALGSTWCFLIDGMRNTGGKVMSGYLSVNKDRFW from the exons ATGAGTTATATGCCTTCATTCATGCATATAGAAAAGGAGATTATTGAAATGGATGCATCATCAAATCAAAGGTCACTTGAGAGAGTGGTTTCTCAGAAAGCCATGCAAATGAGCAATTCATTTCCATGTCAGATATGTGTTGTGGGATTTCTTTCTGGAATTTGTATTGCTTCTTTCATTATGGCTACTCTTACTTCCATTGGTAGTTTTCAGTTTTCTCATTTTTCAATGCTTAATTTATCATTCAACTCAGATCTCAATTCCACCATCA CACAATGTTCCTATAAACCTAAAGAGATACAAAGATTAACAGATTTGGAGAACAGAAAAGAGATAGACCAAGATGAAAGAGTGTCTTTGCTTTATTCTGCTTGGAACTGTGTGTTAACTAAGCCTACAACTGGTACAAATAAGTGCTTATGGGAACTTGGAATTAATGAATCCTATTTGCTTAAGCCCCCACATTTGGAAAACTGCAAGGAGAAATCACTGCTCAACGACCGTCTCGACAAGCGTATAGGAAATGATTCCTTTCCACCATGGACAAGTTGGAAAGGATTGTTGGATATGCACCCTCTTGCTGCAACCACTGAGCAGATTCAGAACTTCAGAAAAAAAGCTGTATCTGAAGGTGCTTATCCACCTTGG ATTGCAGGATCTGATGAAGAAAACTACCCTTTAACACGAAAAGTTCAACGCGACATATGGATCCATCAGCATCCGTTGAATTGTAGCGACGCGAATGTCAAGTTCCTTTTAGCTGATTGGGAGCGATTACCTGGATTTGGAATCGGTGCTCAAATTGCTGGAATGTGTGGACTTCTTGCTATTGCAATCAATGAAGGAAGAGTTCTTGTCACTGATTTCTATAATAGAGCTGATCATGATGGCTGCAAAG GATCGTCCCGGTCTAGCTGGAATTGCTATTTCTTTGCAGAAACTTCACTAGAATGCCGCCAACGTGCATTTGAACTCATCAAAAGTGATGATTCGTTGAGTAGAGGAATTTTGACGACCAAAGAAAATTATACGTCGAAGCATATATGGACAGGACCAACTCCTAG GATATGGGGCGATCCGTGGAACTATTTGCAACCGACAACTGATATAAATGGCAGTCTGGTGGTTTCTCATAGAAAAATGGATCGACGATGGTGGAGAGCGCAG GCCGTACGATACTTAATGAGGTTTCCAACTGAGTATACTTGCAATTTATTGAATGAGGCGCGCCATGCTGCCTTTGGAAAAATAGCTGCAAAAATGGTTCTGGAAAGTCTTGTTGGAGAATGGCCAAAG gaggagaatgatgaaagaccAAAGTCCGATATCGACAAATATGTGTGGTCGAATCACAAGCCATGGATCCCAAGACCTCTTCTAAGTATGCATGTAAGGATGGGAGATAAAGCATGTGAAATGAGAGTGGTTGAATTTGAAGAATACATGATGCTTGCTAATAGGATTAGGAATCATTTCCCAAACCTCAATAGCATTTGGCTATCAACAGAAATGCAG GAAGTGATAGACAAAAGCAAAGAATATTCTTCAAGGTGGAAGTTTCATTATACAAAGATAAGAAGGCAAGATAGGAATAATGTGtcaatggctgagtatgaagGTAGCTTGGGAAGGGAGAGAAGCACAAACTATCCACTTGTTAATTTTCTTATGGCTGCTGATTCTGATTATTTTGTTGGAGCATTGGGTTCTACGTGGTGCTTTCTTATAGATGGAATGAGAAATACTGGTGGGAAGGTTATGTCTGGTTACTTGAGTGTTAACAAAGATAGATTTTGGTAG
- the LOC131602255 gene encoding uncharacterized protein LOC131602255 isoform X2, with product MSYMPSFMHIEKEIIEMDASSNQRSLERVVSQKAMQMSNSFPCQICVVGFLSGICIASFIMATLTSIGSFQFSHFSMLNLSFNSDLNSTITQCSYKPKEIQRLTDLENRKEIDQDERVSLLYSAWNCVLTKPTTGTNKCLWELGINESYLLKPPHLENCKEKSLLNDRLDKRIGNDSFPPWTSWKGLLDMHPLAATTEQIQNFRKKAVSEGAYPPWIAGSDEENYPLTRKVQRDIWIHQHPLNCSDANVKFLLADWERLPGFGIGAQIAGMCGLLAIAINEGRVLVTDFYNRADHDGCKGSSRSSWNCYFFAETSLECRQRAFELIKSDDSLSRGILTTKENYTSKHIWTGPTPRIWGDPWNYLQPTTDINGSLVVSHRKMDRRWWRAQAVRYLMRFPTEYTCNLLNEARHAAFGKIAAKMVLESLVGEWPKEEENDERPKSDIDKYVWSNHKPWIPRPLLSMHVRMGDKACEMRVVEFEEYMMLANRIRNHFPNLNSIWLSTEMQEVIDKSKEYSSRWKFHYTKIRRQDRNNVSMAEYEGSLGRERSTNYPLVNFLMAADSDYFVGALGSTWCFLIDGMRNTGGKVMSGYLSVNKDRFW from the exons ATGAGTTATATGCCTTCATTCATGCATATAGAAAAGGAGATTATTGAAATGGATGCATCATCAAATCAAAGGTCACTTGAGAGAGTGGTTTCTCAGAAAGCCATGCAAATGAGCAATTCATTTCCATGTCAGATATGTGTTGTGGGATTTCTTTCTGGAATTTGTATTGCTTCTTTCATTATGGCTACTCTTACTTCCATTGGTAGTTTTCAGTTTTCTCATTTTTCAATGCTTAATTTATCATTCAACTCAGATCTCAATTCCACCATCA CACAATGTTCCTATAAACCTAAAGAGATACAAAGATTAACAGATTTGGAGAACAGAAAAGAGATAGACCAAGATGAAAGAGTGTCTTTGCTTTATTCTGCTTGGAACTGTGTGTTAACTAAGCCTACAACTGGTACAAATAAGTGCTTATGGGAACTTGGAATTAATGAATCCTATTTGCTTAAGCCCCCACATTTGGAAAACTGCAAGGAGAAATCACTGCTCAACGACCGTCTCGACAAGCGTATAGGAAATGATTCCTTTCCACCATGGACAAGTTGGAAAGGATTGTTGGATATGCACCCTCTTGCTGCAACCACTGAGCAGATTCAGAACTTCAGAAAAAAAGCTGTATCTGAAGGTGCTTATCCACCTTGG ATTGCAGGATCTGATGAAGAAAACTACCCTTTAACACGAAAAGTTCAACGCGACATATGGATCCATCAGCATCCGTTGAATTGTAGCGACGCGAATGTCAAGTTCCTTTTAGCTGATTGGGAGCGATTACCTGGATTTGGAATCGGTGCTCAAATTGCTGGAATGTGTGGACTTCTTGCTATTGCAATCAATGAAGGAAGAGTTCTTGTCACTGATTTCTATAATAGAGCTGATCATGATGGCTGCAAAG GATCGTCCCGGTCTAGCTGGAATTGCTATTTCTTTGCAGAAACTTCACTAGAATGCCGCCAACGTGCATTTGAACTCATCAAAAGTGATGATTCGTTGAGTAGAGGAATTTTGACGACCAAAGAAAATTATACGTCGAAGCATATATGGACAGGACCAACTCCTAG GATATGGGGCGATCCGTGGAACTATTTGCAACCGACAACTGATATAAATGGCAGTCTGGTGGTTTCTCATAGAAAAATGGATCGACGATGGTGGAGAGCGCAG GCCGTACGATACTTAATGAGGTTTCCAACTGAGTATACTTGCAATTTATTGAATGAGGCGCGCCATGCTGCCTTTGGAAAAATAGCTGCAAAAATGGTTCTGGAAAGTCTTGTTGGAGAATGGCCAAAG GAggaggagaatgatgaaagaccAAAGTCCGATATCGACAAATATGTGTGGTCGAATCACAAGCCATGGATCCCAAGACCTCTTCTAAGTATGCATGTAAGGATGGGAGATAAAGCATGTGAAATGAGAGTGGTTGAATTTGAAGAATACATGATGCTTGCTAATAGGATTAGGAATCATTTCCCAAACCTCAATAGCATTTGGCTATCAACAGAAATGCAG GAAGTGATAGACAAAAGCAAAGAATATTCTTCAAGGTGGAAGTTTCATTATACAAAGATAAGAAGGCAAGATAGGAATAATGTGtcaatggctgagtatgaagGTAGCTTGGGAAGGGAGAGAAGCACAAACTATCCACTTGTTAATTTTCTTATGGCTGCTGATTCTGATTATTTTGTTGGAGCATTGGGTTCTACGTGGTGCTTTCTTATAGATGGAATGAGAAATACTGGTGGGAAGGTTATGTCTGGTTACTTGAGTGTTAACAAAGATAGATTTTGGTAG
- the LOC131607158 gene encoding ubiquitin-conjugating enzyme E2 20-like: MATINGNTDATQPIVAPTKHSLPPPKTVDSKSVLKRLQSELMSLMMSGETSISAFPEEDNIFLWKGTIKGSKDTVFENTDYKLSLSFPNDYPFKPPKVKFETTCFHPNVDLHGNICLDILQDKWSSAYDVRTILLSIQSLLGEPNISSPLNPQAAQLWSNQEDYRKMVLKLYNSPSATA; encoded by the exons ATGGCTACCATTAATGGGAACACTGATGCTACTCAACCCATTGTTGCTCCTACAAAACACTCTCTTCCTCCTCCTAAAACCGTCGATTCTAAATCTGTTCTCAAAAG GTTGCAATCTGAATTGATGTCTTTGATG ATGAGTGGTGAAACTAGTATATCTGCTTTTCCTGAGGAGGACAACATATTCTTGTGGAAAGGAACAATTAAAGGAAGCAAAGATACAGTGTTTGAAAACACAGATTACAAGCTATCACTTTCTTTTCCAAATGATTATCCATTTAAGCCTCCTAAAGTTAAGTTTGAAACAACCTGTTTCCATCCCAATGTTGATCTTCATGGCAATATATGTTTGGACATTCTTCAG GACAAATGGTCCTCTGCCTATGATGTCAGAACAATTCTACTATCCATTCAAAGTCTTCTTGGAG AGCCAAACATTAGTTCACCTCTAAATCCACAAGCTGCACAGCTATGGAGCAATCAAGAAG ATTACAGAAAGATGGTTCTCAAGTTATACAATTCTCCGAGTGCTACCGCTTAA